The following proteins are co-located in the Thermodesulfobacteriota bacterium genome:
- a CDS encoding ChaN family lipoprotein — protein MKKVAWVALVLALLAVHAVYTLRLEQADALVRLADGRRLTLEAALPDLFGARLVFVGELHDQRSHHEAQLRVIRAFHEAGRPVAIGLEMFRAESQHLLDRWVQGALTLEEFLHVYYDNWNFPWVYYRDILLYAREHGIGLVGLNVPQETIRQVARAGFESLSREQTGELPQVRCEIDEAYEEFIRRALGMRGHEGRAFRNFCEAQLLWDTAMAVNLARFLEENPDHAVIVIAGSGHAWKRGIPDQVARIRPFSARVLVPEIPQRLDRWSATAEDADYLWVGLPLE, from the coding sequence ATGAAGAAGGTCGCCTGGGTCGCCCTAGTGCTCGCGCTGCTCGCGGTGCATGCGGTCTACACGCTGCGGCTGGAGCAGGCCGACGCCCTGGTCCGGCTCGCGGACGGCCGGCGCCTCACCCTGGAGGCGGCCCTGCCCGACCTCTTCGGGGCGCGGCTCGTCTTCGTGGGAGAGCTCCACGACCAGAGGTCCCACCACGAAGCCCAGCTCCGGGTGATCCGCGCCTTCCACGAGGCCGGCCGGCCCGTGGCCATCGGGCTCGAGATGTTCCGGGCCGAGAGCCAGCACCTTCTGGACCGGTGGGTACAGGGGGCCCTCACCCTGGAGGAGTTCCTCCACGTCTACTACGACAACTGGAACTTCCCCTGGGTCTACTACCGCGACATCCTGCTCTACGCGCGGGAGCACGGCATCGGCCTGGTGGGTCTCAACGTGCCCCAGGAGACCATTCGCCAGGTGGCGCGGGCGGGGTTCGAGAGCCTCTCCCGGGAGCAGACGGGAGAGCTGCCCCAGGTGCGGTGCGAGATCGACGAGGCCTACGAGGAGTTCATCCGCAGGGCGCTGGGGATGCGCGGGCACGAGGGCCGCGCCTTTCGCAACTTCTGCGAGGCCCAGCTCCTGTGGGACACCGCCATGGCGGTGAACCTCGCGCGCTTCCTCGAGGAGAACCCCGACCACGCGGTCATCGTCATCGCCGGGAGCGGCCACGCCTGGAAACGGGGCATCCCCGACCAGGTGGCGCGGATCCGCCCCTTCTCCGCCCGGGTGCTCGTCCCCGAGATCCCCCAGCGTCTGGACCGCTGGAGCGCCACCGCCGAGGACGCCGACTACCTCTGGGTGGGGCTCCCCCTGGAATAG